The following are encoded together in the Candidatus Hydrogenedentota bacterium genome:
- a CDS encoding sodium:proton antiporter, with protein MSGFLFFGAAFADGAAPASAAPHLLWVLPFACLLLAIGLLPLLPRVSHWWEPNGNKLIVSLSLATVVCAYYLLRDRGFGHARPGMESLLEMLHHAVVADYIPFIVLLFSLYTISGGIRLTGDIPARPLSNCGFLLLGALLASFIGTTGASMLLIRPLLQTNSERKHVVHTVIFFIFLVSNIGGALLPVGDPPLFLGYLRGVPFLWTLHLFPHWLFATGLLLALYFVMDTLAYRKERPEDIARDESRRYAFRLHGKRNLVLLGGVVLAVGILAPGQRLPFTQWILPQWYLREIVQLALTGISLALTPRRIHAENHFNFTAIGEVGALFIGIFITMQAPIEILKIEGASLGVTTPLQFFWVTGGLSSFLDNAPTYAVFFELAGSLRHLDVPMLSNVTTATGVIPNPHLVAIACGAVFMGANTYIGNGPNFLVKSIAESRGIRMPSFFGYMIYSGLILIPLFGLITLIFFG; from the coding sequence TTGTCGGGATTTTTGTTTTTCGGCGCCGCGTTTGCGGATGGCGCCGCCCCCGCTTCCGCGGCCCCGCACCTGCTTTGGGTTCTTCCGTTTGCATGCCTGCTTCTGGCCATCGGCTTGTTGCCGCTGTTGCCGCGTGTTTCCCATTGGTGGGAACCCAACGGAAACAAACTTATCGTGTCCTTGTCGTTGGCGACCGTGGTCTGCGCGTATTATCTTCTGCGCGACAGAGGGTTCGGTCACGCCCGCCCCGGCATGGAATCGTTGCTCGAAATGCTTCACCATGCCGTTGTCGCCGACTACATTCCCTTCATCGTGCTCCTGTTCAGTCTCTACACGATCAGCGGCGGCATCCGGCTGACGGGCGACATTCCCGCGCGGCCATTGAGCAACTGCGGGTTCCTGCTTTTGGGAGCCTTGCTGGCCAGTTTCATCGGGACGACCGGCGCCTCAATGCTGCTGATTCGCCCGCTGCTGCAAACCAACAGCGAGCGCAAACATGTCGTCCATACCGTCATTTTCTTTATTTTTCTCGTCAGCAACATCGGGGGCGCGCTGCTGCCCGTCGGCGATCCGCCGCTTTTCCTTGGCTATCTGCGAGGCGTGCCGTTTCTCTGGACGCTTCATCTGTTTCCGCATTGGCTGTTCGCCACGGGACTTTTGCTCGCGCTGTATTTTGTGATGGATACGCTGGCCTACCGAAAAGAACGTCCGGAAGACATTGCCCGTGACGAGTCCCGTCGGTACGCGTTTCGCCTCCACGGCAAACGCAACCTCGTGCTGCTGGGCGGCGTCGTGCTGGCGGTGGGGATCCTGGCGCCCGGCCAGCGTCTGCCGTTCACGCAATGGATCCTTCCGCAGTGGTATCTGCGCGAAATCGTCCAACTTGCCCTCACGGGCATTTCCCTTGCCCTGACTCCCCGCCGCATTCACGCCGAAAACCATTTCAATTTCACGGCCATCGGCGAAGTGGGCGCCTTGTTTATCGGCATATTCATCACGATGCAGGCGCCGATCGAAATTCTGAAGATCGAAGGCGCGTCATTAGGCGTGACCACGCCGCTGCAATTTTTCTGGGTCACGGGCGGATTGTCGAGCTTTCTCGACAATGCGCCTACCTATGCCGTCTTTTTCGAATTGGCGGGCAGCCTGCGCCACCTCGATGTGCCGATGCTGTCCAACGTGACGACCGCCACCGGCGTCATCCCGAATCCCCATCTGGTCGCCATTGCCTGCGGGGCCGTGTTCATGGGCGCGAACACCTACATCGGCAACGGCCCCAATTTCCTCGTGAAAAGCATCGCCGAGAGCCGCGGGATCAGGATGCCTTCCTTTTTCGGATACATGATTTACAGCGGCCTGATTCTCATTCCCCTCTTCGGCCTAATCACCCTTATCTTCTTCGGGTAG
- a CDS encoding P-II family nitrogen regulator has product MKKVEAIIKPHKLEEVKSALMAAGIQGMTVSEVKGFGRQKGHKELYRGAEYYVEFLPKVKVEMVIVDEDVENVVKTIVKAAATGQIGDGKIFVSPIEEAVRIRTGESGEGAIE; this is encoded by the coding sequence GTGAAAAAAGTGGAAGCAATCATCAAACCGCACAAACTCGAGGAGGTCAAATCGGCGCTCATGGCCGCGGGCATCCAAGGGATGACGGTCTCGGAAGTCAAGGGGTTTGGACGGCAGAAGGGACACAAGGAACTGTATCGCGGCGCGGAGTATTATGTCGAATTCCTGCCCAAGGTAAAGGTCGAAATGGTCATCGTGGACGAAGACGTCGAGAATGTCGTCAAGACGATCGTCAAGGCTGCCGCGACGGGCCAAATTGGCGATGGTAAGATTTTTGTGTCTCCCATCGAGGAAGCCGTGCGCATCCGCACCGGGGAATCCGGCGAGGGCGCGATAGAATAA
- a CDS encoding sugar phosphate isomerase/epimerase, with amino-acid sequence MKLGCLTAMFSAKSLKETLDILRPLGLQAVELGAGNYPGSAHIDVKGLLASDAKCREFKALLGGEGLEISALSCHGNCLHPDKAFAAANIAVQTDAIRLAEKLGVKTVIDFSGCPGSEENSTKPNWVTCAWPPDYLEILDWQWNKKVIPFWSKQAKFAADHGVRIAFEMHPGFVVYNTDTLLKLRKACGANLGANLDPSHLFWQGMEPIAVARKLGKAIFHVHAKDSKVDPFNTAVNGVLDTKHYGDEINRSWIFRTCGYGHSMEWWNDFVSTLRMVGYDGVISIEHEDSLMSNMEGLKKAVAFFKQVLVFEKPSAITWA; translated from the coding sequence ATGAAACTCGGCTGTTTGACCGCGATGTTCAGCGCGAAATCGCTGAAGGAAACGCTCGACATCCTGCGCCCGCTCGGCCTGCAAGCCGTCGAACTCGGCGCGGGCAACTACCCCGGTTCGGCCCACATTGACGTGAAGGGATTGCTGGCGTCCGACGCGAAATGCAGGGAATTCAAGGCCCTGCTGGGCGGCGAAGGCCTCGAAATCAGCGCATTGAGTTGCCACGGCAATTGCCTGCACCCCGACAAGGCGTTCGCGGCGGCGAACATTGCGGTGCAGACGGACGCGATTCGGCTCGCGGAAAAACTCGGCGTCAAGACCGTCATTGATTTCTCCGGCTGCCCGGGTTCCGAGGAAAACTCGACGAAGCCGAACTGGGTCACCTGTGCATGGCCGCCCGACTATCTCGAAATTCTCGATTGGCAGTGGAACAAAAAAGTGATTCCGTTCTGGAGCAAGCAGGCGAAGTTCGCCGCCGATCACGGCGTCCGCATCGCCTTCGAAATGCATCCCGGTTTCGTCGTGTACAACACCGACACGCTGCTCAAACTGCGCAAGGCCTGCGGCGCGAACCTCGGCGCGAACCTCGATCCGAGCCACTTGTTCTGGCAGGGCATGGAACCCATCGCCGTGGCGCGTAAACTCGGCAAGGCCATCTTCCACGTCCACGCGAAGGACTCGAAGGTGGACCCGTTCAACACGGCCGTCAACGGCGTGCTGGACACCAAACATTACGGCGACGAGATCAACCGATCGTGGATCTTCCGCACCTGCGGCTACGGTCATTCGATGGAGTGGTGGAACGATTTCGTGTCCACCCTGCGCATGGTCGGTTACGACGGCGTGATCAGCATCGAACACGAAGACAGCCTCATGTCCAACATGGAAGGCCTCAAGAAGGCTGTGGCCTTCTTCAAGCAGGTCCTCGTCTTCGAAAAACCCAGCGCCATTACATGGGCATGA
- a CDS encoding Gfo/Idh/MocA family oxidoreductase, with protein sequence MAKKKVNVALIGAQFMGKTHSNAWRKVGMFFDLPVEPVMKVLCGKFPEELAVADKYGWQETSLDWEAVVNRPDIDIVDVCTPNFLHPPIAIAAAKAGKAVICEKPLANTLGEAVDMLKAVNKAGVKHMCGFSYRFAPAVGTIKKMIAGGELGKIFHFRAAYQQDWIVDPNFPMVWRLKKKHTGSGALGDIGAHIVDLCHYLVGDVSEVCAAMQTFIKKRFVSESDTGISGKSGEKRTGKMDEVDVDDAAVFLGRIKGADTLATFEATRFAPGRRNYNSIEIYGSEGSVLWNQEDMNVFHYFSRKDPGTLQGFRRIHATDPGHPYTSAWWPTGHIIGYEHLFVHEIYDFLSHLGSKKAPYSTFEDAVKCQKVLDAVEKSAITKKWQPVK encoded by the coding sequence ATGGCCAAGAAAAAAGTCAACGTGGCGCTGATTGGCGCGCAATTCATGGGCAAGACCCACAGCAACGCATGGCGGAAAGTCGGCATGTTTTTCGACCTGCCCGTCGAACCCGTCATGAAGGTGTTGTGCGGAAAGTTTCCGGAAGAACTTGCCGTGGCGGACAAGTACGGCTGGCAGGAAACCAGCCTCGACTGGGAAGCCGTCGTGAACCGGCCCGACATTGACATCGTGGACGTGTGTACGCCGAACTTCCTGCATCCACCCATTGCGATTGCCGCCGCGAAGGCCGGCAAGGCGGTTATTTGCGAGAAACCCCTCGCCAACACGCTCGGCGAGGCGGTGGATATGTTGAAGGCCGTGAACAAGGCGGGGGTAAAACACATGTGCGGGTTCTCGTACCGGTTCGCGCCGGCGGTGGGGACCATCAAGAAAATGATCGCCGGTGGTGAATTGGGAAAAATCTTTCATTTCCGCGCCGCGTACCAGCAGGACTGGATCGTGGACCCGAACTTCCCGATGGTGTGGCGCCTGAAAAAGAAACACACGGGCAGCGGCGCGCTCGGCGACATCGGCGCGCACATCGTGGACCTCTGCCATTATCTCGTCGGTGACGTGTCCGAAGTCTGCGCCGCCATGCAGACCTTCATCAAGAAGCGTTTCGTGTCCGAATCCGACACGGGCATTTCCGGCAAGTCGGGCGAGAAGCGCACGGGCAAGATGGATGAGGTGGACGTGGACGACGCGGCGGTTTTCTTGGGCCGCATCAAGGGCGCCGACACGCTGGCGACTTTCGAGGCCACCCGATTTGCCCCGGGCCGCCGAAACTACAACAGCATCGAAATCTACGGCAGCGAAGGCTCCGTGCTCTGGAACCAGGAAGACATGAACGTGTTCCATTATTTCAGCCGGAAGGATCCCGGAACGCTTCAGGGCTTCCGCCGCATTCACGCGACCGATCCCGGCCATCCCTACACGTCCGCATGGTGGCCGACGGGCCATATCATCGGCTACGAGCACCTGTTCGTGCATGAGATATACGATTTCCTGAGCCATCTCGGCTCGAAGAAGGCGCCGTATTCGACCTTCGAGGACGCCGTGAAGTGCCAGAAGGTGCTCGATGCCGTCGAAAAGTCCGCAATTACGAAGAAATGGCAACCGGTGAAATAG
- a CDS encoding M6 family metalloprotease domain-containing protein, whose protein sequence is MNIRKTMACVVLAAMSGFGNGAGAAPVHGEIFDWRQPSGETIQVRVWGDEYYRIVESLDGYTVVLDPVSGAACYAELSADGARLLSTGIPASESYPGKANVRPHLRADPAVVRAQVRAARARARMEQLTAIKDGGDPPWRGNTRGLCLLVDFSDQPATIPADEIDRFCNQPGYSGNANNGSVRDYFYEVSNGLLTYTNYVSPAYHRASQPKSYYDDPNDDDNLKAKELVYEILQALEDGGFDFSEYGNGDNIVDALNIFYAGTRQSPWSKGLWPHSGTLVPPFQADGMACAAYQITNIGSSLYIGTFCHENGHMICRWPDLYDYTYFSTGVGNFCLMSYGGPDRNPVHPCAYLKDLAGWTTTLVFPVGPEDLSLTSGTNVVYKLPHPEKANEYYLIENRQKTGRDAGLPDAGLAIWHCDTQGSNDYHEQLPNKHFEVTLVQADGRWDLENDRNYGDSTDLWKAPLHTLCGPESDPNTSWWDGSPSYLRLSAIGASASTMPFRFRGIGGKEVDTDGDGISDYDETRDLDSATPGIQNPFDPEDPDVVGNNGLIGPDGIPDGDNDWDGDGLSNADEFRFDTNPFDAASGLPAAAGLLLALAVLAIANYARLRGVVSSYQSKS, encoded by the coding sequence ATGAATATTCGGAAAACCATGGCATGTGTTGTTTTGGCGGCGATGTCCGGCTTTGGAAACGGGGCGGGGGCGGCGCCGGTCCATGGGGAGATTTTCGATTGGCGGCAGCCCAGCGGCGAAACGATCCAGGTTCGCGTATGGGGCGACGAATATTACCGGATCGTCGAATCGCTGGATGGCTACACGGTCGTGCTCGATCCCGTCTCGGGCGCGGCATGTTATGCCGAATTGTCCGCGGACGGCGCGCGACTGCTTTCGACGGGTATCCCTGCGTCGGAATCGTATCCGGGCAAGGCGAATGTGCGTCCGCATCTGCGAGCCGACCCGGCGGTTGTCCGCGCGCAGGTGCGGGCGGCTCGGGCCCGAGCGCGCATGGAGCAATTGACCGCCATCAAAGACGGCGGCGATCCGCCGTGGCGCGGCAACACGCGCGGCCTTTGTCTGCTGGTGGATTTTTCGGATCAGCCCGCAACGATTCCGGCCGACGAAATCGATCGTTTCTGTAACCAGCCGGGCTATTCGGGCAACGCCAACAACGGTTCCGTGCGCGACTACTTTTACGAGGTGTCCAACGGGTTGCTGACCTACACGAATTACGTCTCGCCGGCCTATCACCGGGCCAGCCAGCCGAAATCGTACTACGACGATCCGAACGACGACGACAATCTCAAGGCGAAGGAACTGGTATACGAAATCCTGCAGGCGCTGGAGGACGGCGGCTTCGATTTCAGCGAATACGGCAACGGCGACAACATCGTTGACGCGCTGAACATTTTCTATGCGGGTACCCGGCAGAGTCCGTGGTCGAAAGGGTTATGGCCGCATTCCGGCACACTGGTGCCGCCTTTCCAGGCCGACGGCATGGCCTGTGCCGCCTATCAGATCACCAATATCGGGTCCAGCCTCTACATCGGCACATTCTGCCACGAAAACGGGCATATGATATGCCGGTGGCCGGATTTGTACGATTACACCTATTTTTCGACCGGAGTGGGCAATTTCTGTCTCATGAGTTACGGCGGCCCCGACCGGAACCCGGTTCACCCTTGCGCGTACCTCAAGGATCTTGCGGGCTGGACGACCACCCTGGTGTTTCCGGTGGGACCCGAGGACCTATCGCTGACGTCGGGAACCAACGTGGTCTACAAACTGCCCCATCCGGAGAAGGCAAACGAGTATTATCTGATCGAGAACCGCCAAAAGACGGGGCGCGACGCCGGATTGCCCGACGCGGGGCTTGCGATATGGCATTGCGACACCCAAGGCAGCAACGATTACCATGAGCAATTGCCGAACAAACACTTTGAAGTGACGCTGGTCCAGGCGGACGGGCGATGGGACTTGGAGAACGATCGCAATTACGGGGATTCGACCGATCTCTGGAAAGCGCCCCTCCACACCCTTTGCGGTCCCGAATCGGATCCCAATACCTCGTGGTGGGACGGATCGCCTTCGTATCTGCGTTTGTCGGCGATAGGCGCGTCCGCATCCACGATGCCGTTCCGTTTTCGGGGAATCGGCGGCAAGGAGGTGGACACGGACGGCGACGGCATTTCCGATTACGACGAAACGCGCGACCTCGATTCCGCAACACCCGGCATCCAAAATCCGTTCGATCCCGAAGATCCCGACGTGGTGGGCAACAACGGATTGATCGGCCCCGACGGCATTCCGGACGGCGACAACGACTGGGACGGCGATGGACTGTCCAACGCGGATGAATTTCGCTTCGACACCAATCCGTTCGACGCAGCCAGCGGATTGCCCGCCGCGGCTGGACTGTTGCTCGCCTTGGCCGTTCTGGCCATTGCGAATTATGCGCGGCTGCGGGGCGTGGTTTCGTCGTATCAATCCAAATCTTGA
- a CDS encoding DUF1569 domain-containing protein: protein MISFDHDYVEEAVARLKKLRADSPPAWGRMTSGEMLEHLADTVRYSMGRLGRLPDKSNWFLRNVIYPLLAHGIIRIPRNASGPVYPKYAQRGDLETLHAVLEEYLALVQAGELEPMPHPLFGPIGVDGWAVMHGLHFEHHMRQFGV, encoded by the coding sequence ATGATTAGTTTCGATCACGATTACGTCGAAGAGGCCGTTGCGCGCCTGAAAAAACTCCGGGCGGACTCGCCCCCGGCATGGGGTCGCATGACGTCCGGCGAAATGCTCGAACACCTGGCCGACACGGTGCGGTATTCCATGGGCCGGTTGGGCCGGCTGCCCGACAAGAGCAACTGGTTTCTCCGGAATGTGATTTATCCGCTGCTCGCACACGGCATCATACGGATTCCGCGCAATGCTTCCGGGCCCGTGTATCCGAAATACGCGCAACGCGGCGATCTCGAAACACTGCACGCCGTCCTCGAGGAATATCTGGCCCTGGTTCAGGCGGGCGAACTCGAACCCATGCCGCATCCCCTGTTCGGCCCCATCGGCGTTGATGGATGGGCCGTCATGCACGGCTTGCATTTTGAACACCACATGCGGCAATTCGGCGTATAG
- a CDS encoding L-rhamnose isomerase yields MAKMSDKHVEAGYLHAQEAYAALDVDTEKALGILSEIPISLHCWQGDDVGGFENLDALSGGGIQATGNYPGKARTPDELRMDFEKAAGLIPGKKRINLHAMYAETGGTKVDRDALEPKHFAGWIDWAKARGIGMDFNPTCFGHPKADSGFTLSNYDDGIRKFWVDHCIACRIIGEAIGQALGTPCVTNVWIPDGFKDIPADRKTPRELLRQSLDAIFARPIDPRFNLDAVESKLFGIGSESYVVGSHEFYLGYAVQKGVLLTLDAGHFHPTEGIADKISSILLYVNELLLHVSRGVRWDSDHVVILSDDLRAIAEEIVRHGFLDRVHIGLDFFDASINRVAAWVTGTRAMAKALLIALLEPTDRLRQAERSGDYTGRLALLEELKMMPFGAVWDYYCVRQDVPPGLAWLDEVRKYEKNVLAKRG; encoded by the coding sequence ATGGCGAAAATGAGCGACAAGCATGTCGAGGCCGGCTACCTGCATGCGCAAGAAGCCTATGCGGCATTGGACGTGGATACCGAAAAGGCCCTCGGGATTCTCTCGGAAATCCCGATTTCGCTGCATTGCTGGCAGGGCGACGATGTCGGCGGGTTCGAGAACCTTGACGCCCTTTCAGGGGGCGGCATCCAAGCCACGGGAAATTATCCGGGCAAGGCGCGCACGCCGGACGAACTCCGGATGGATTTCGAGAAGGCGGCCGGCCTCATTCCCGGCAAGAAGCGGATCAACCTGCACGCCATGTATGCCGAAACCGGCGGGACGAAGGTGGACCGTGACGCATTGGAACCGAAGCATTTCGCGGGATGGATTGATTGGGCGAAAGCGCGCGGGATCGGAATGGATTTCAACCCGACCTGTTTCGGTCACCCCAAGGCCGACAGCGGTTTTACTTTGTCAAACTATGACGACGGCATCCGAAAATTCTGGGTGGACCATTGCATCGCATGCCGGATCATCGGCGAAGCCATCGGGCAGGCGCTGGGGACGCCGTGCGTCACGAATGTGTGGATACCGGACGGATTCAAGGACATTCCCGCCGATCGCAAAACACCCCGCGAGTTGCTGCGGCAATCGCTCGACGCGATCTTTGCAAGACCGATAGACCCGCGATTCAACCTGGACGCGGTCGAGAGCAAACTGTTTGGAATCGGCTCCGAAAGTTATGTGGTGGGTTCCCACGAGTTTTATCTTGGATACGCGGTCCAAAAGGGCGTGCTGCTGACCCTCGACGCGGGCCATTTCCATCCCACGGAAGGCATTGCGGACAAGATTTCGTCCATCCTGCTGTATGTGAACGAACTGCTGCTGCACGTCAGCCGGGGTGTCCGCTGGGACAGCGATCACGTCGTTATATTGTCGGACGATTTGCGCGCAATTGCGGAGGAAATCGTTCGGCATGGCTTCCTGGATCGCGTGCATATCGGGCTTGATTTCTTCGACGCGAGCATCAATCGCGTGGCGGCGTGGGTCACGGGCACGCGCGCAATGGCCAAGGCCTTGCTGATCGCGTTGCTCGAACCCACGGATCGGCTGAGGCAGGCGGAGCGGTCGGGCGACTATACGGGCCGGCTGGCCCTGCTGGAAGAGTTGAAGATGATGCCGTTCGGCGCGGTATGGGATTATTATTGCGTCAGACAGGACGTGCCGCCGGGTCTGGCGTGGCTGGACGAAGTCCGGAAATACGAAAAGAATGTATTGGCAAAACGCGGATAG